In Sphingomonas psychrotolerans, the following proteins share a genomic window:
- a CDS encoding flagellar basal body L-ring protein FlgH, which translates to MKFLTGLATGALVVAAIAFTSAPAKAQFLGLGKKKAKEDFSATLPAPVPVAAPANGSIFQAGDGYAALYEGMRARRVGDPLTIVLVERTSASKSAGTKLDSGGGFSLTPPTTGALNLFNKSDASVSGARNFTGTGTADQANALSGEVSVTVAAVYPNGTMLVQGQKRVTLNRGDEFIQIKGIVRTADIDANNRVASTRVADARIAYTGKGDVARASRQGWLSRFFQILSPF; encoded by the coding sequence ATGAAATTCCTCACCGGCCTAGCCACCGGCGCGCTCGTCGTCGCCGCGATCGCCTTCACCAGCGCGCCCGCCAAGGCGCAGTTCCTCGGGTTGGGCAAGAAGAAGGCGAAGGAGGATTTCTCCGCCACCCTTCCCGCGCCCGTCCCCGTGGCGGCGCCGGCGAACGGCAGCATCTTCCAGGCAGGCGACGGCTATGCCGCGCTCTACGAGGGCATGCGCGCGCGCCGCGTCGGCGATCCGCTGACGATCGTCCTCGTCGAGCGCACCAGCGCCTCCAAGTCGGCGGGCACCAAGCTCGACAGTGGCGGCGGCTTCTCGCTGACGCCGCCGACCACCGGCGCGCTCAACCTGTTCAACAAGAGCGACGCCAGTGTCAGCGGCGCGCGCAACTTCACCGGGACCGGCACTGCCGACCAAGCCAATGCCTTGTCGGGCGAGGTCAGCGTGACAGTGGCCGCGGTCTATCCCAACGGGACGATGCTGGTGCAGGGCCAGAAGCGCGTCACGCTCAACCGCGGCGACGAGTTCATCCAGATCAAGGGTATCGTGCGCACCGCCGATATCGACGCGAACAATCGCGTCGCCTCGACCCGCGTCGCCGATGCCCGCATCGCCTACACCGGCAAGGGCGATGTCGCCCGCGCCAGCCGTCAGGGCTGGCTGAGCCGGTTCTTCCAGATCCTCAGCCCTTTCTGA
- a CDS encoding flagellar basal body P-ring protein FlgI, producing MIRFVIALLAATLVIAPAQAQRVKDLGGFQGIRTNQLTGYGMVVGLPGTGDDNLEYTVQSMKGVASRFGLQLPPGVSPALKNAAVVMITAELPAFAKPGQKLDITVSSMGKSKSLRGGTLILTPLQGADGQIYAMAQGNLAVGGLGAEGADGSRIVVNIPSSGRIPEGATVERVVDTGFDRAPFLTFNLARADFTTAQRVQDAINSRFGGARARAIDGVSIAVQAPAGADVRAELMSEIENLTVEAAEARARVIVNARTGTVVINSAVRVSPAAVTHGKLTVRIDEAQNVSQPLPFSKGETVTEQHSAVNVEEEKKPMFLIQPGPKLADVVKAVNAIGASPADLVAILEALKEAGALKAELVIL from the coding sequence ATGATCCGTTTCGTCATCGCCCTTCTCGCCGCCACGCTGGTCATCGCGCCCGCGCAGGCGCAGCGCGTCAAGGATCTGGGCGGCTTCCAGGGCATCCGCACCAACCAGCTCACCGGATACGGCATGGTCGTCGGTCTGCCGGGCACCGGTGACGACAATCTGGAATATACCGTCCAGTCGATGAAGGGCGTCGCCTCGCGCTTCGGCCTGCAATTGCCGCCGGGCGTCAGCCCCGCGCTCAAGAACGCCGCGGTCGTGATGATCACCGCCGAACTGCCGGCCTTCGCCAAGCCGGGTCAGAAGCTCGACATCACCGTCTCGTCGATGGGCAAGTCCAAGTCCTTGCGCGGCGGCACGTTGATCCTGACGCCGCTGCAGGGTGCCGACGGCCAGATCTATGCGATGGCGCAGGGCAACCTCGCGGTCGGCGGGCTCGGTGCGGAAGGCGCCGACGGCTCGAGGATCGTGGTCAACATCCCGTCGAGCGGCCGCATCCCGGAAGGGGCGACGGTCGAGCGTGTCGTCGACACCGGCTTCGACCGCGCCCCCTTTCTCACCTTCAACCTCGCCCGCGCCGATTTCACTACCGCGCAGCGCGTACAGGACGCGATCAATAGCCGCTTCGGTGGAGCCCGCGCCCGCGCGATCGACGGCGTGTCGATCGCGGTGCAGGCCCCGGCCGGCGCCGATGTCCGCGCCGAATTGATGTCGGAGATCGAGAACCTCACCGTCGAGGCGGCCGAGGCGCGCGCGCGTGTGATCGTCAATGCGCGCACCGGCACCGTGGTGATCAACTCCGCGGTCCGGGTCAGCCCGGCCGCAGTGACACATGGTAAACTCACCGTTCGTATCGATGAGGCCCAAAATGTCAGCCAGCCGCTGCCGTTTAGTAAGGGCGAGACCGTGACGGAGCAGCACAGCGCCGTGAACGTCGAGGAGGAGAAGAAGCCGATGTTCCTGATCCAGCCCGGGCCCAAGCTCGCGGACGTGGTCAAGGCGGTGAACGCGATCGGCGCGTCGCCGGCCGACCTCGTCGCGATCCTCGAAGCACTCAAGGAGGCCGGCGCGCTCAAGGCCGAATTGGTGATCCTGTGA
- a CDS encoding rod-binding protein, with protein MTSAPSPIANLAGGVSTDTSRLASKDNLDAAGKRFEAIFTGMMLKSMRAAKLGDGLFDSKATEQFRDMQDQQLAQAMAAHAPIGIGKAMTEFLARSAALEPAAPPEGGTP; from the coding sequence GTGACCAGCGCGCCGAGCCCGATCGCGAACCTCGCCGGCGGCGTGTCGACCGACACGTCGCGGCTGGCGTCGAAGGACAATCTCGACGCCGCCGGCAAGCGCTTCGAGGCGATCTTCACCGGCATGATGCTCAAGTCGATGCGCGCGGCCAAGCTCGGCGACGGGCTGTTCGACAGCAAGGCGACCGAGCAGTTCCGCGACATGCAGGACCAGCAGCTCGCCCAGGCGATGGCCGCGCACGCGCCGATCGGCATCGGCAAGGCAATGACCGAGTTCCTCGCCAGATCTGCCGCGCTCGAACCCGCCGCGCCGCCCGAAGGGGGTACGCCATGA
- the flgK gene encoding flagellar hook-associated protein FlgK, translating into MSDMLSIGLSSLKAYQTALTTVSENIASAGTAGYSRRTTDIREVVAPAGITTGTAQGMGVVARGLTRAADVYKTAEVRTATADLARTEAGATWLQRVEESLTGNKLGDRLTGFFNSAKAVAADPASLAPRAAMLEAASSIASSFAATGTALDGAMEDLDKSAEAAATQLNSLARSLGRVNAGLGRQQEGTSGQAALLDERDRLLEQMSAITDVSVTTDTSGRAIVRVGGVAGPVLVQGENTGAITYQRSDEGLVAYTLHFQGEGSPVFPNGGVLAGFAEGAERIAGALDEVNKLATAFAEGINTVQAAGEDLDGTAGAPMFAAGDPAYKLTLMLDDPRGIAAAAPGKGIRDNGNLAGLEALRGSGRFEDTIASVTSANAAALSARRSVAEAQTAMRDSAVSERAAATGVNVDEEAVDLIRFQQAYQASSRVIQIARDTLNSILEIR; encoded by the coding sequence ATGAGCGACATGCTCTCGATCGGCCTGTCGAGCCTCAAGGCCTATCAGACCGCCCTCACCACGGTGTCGGAGAACATCGCGAGCGCCGGTACGGCCGGCTATTCGCGCCGGACCACCGACATCCGCGAAGTCGTCGCCCCTGCCGGGATCACCACCGGCACCGCGCAGGGCATGGGCGTGGTCGCCCGTGGGCTGACGCGCGCCGCCGACGTCTACAAGACCGCCGAAGTGCGCACCGCCACCGCCGATCTCGCCAGGACCGAGGCCGGGGCAACATGGCTCCAGCGAGTCGAGGAATCGCTGACCGGCAACAAGCTTGGCGACCGGCTGACCGGCTTCTTCAATTCGGCCAAGGCCGTGGCGGCGGACCCCGCCTCGCTGGCGCCGCGCGCCGCGATGCTAGAGGCCGCATCGAGCATCGCCTCGTCCTTCGCCGCGACCGGCACTGCGCTCGACGGCGCGATGGAAGATCTCGACAAGAGCGCCGAAGCCGCGGCGACCCAGCTCAATTCGCTGGCCCGGTCGCTCGGTCGAGTCAATGCCGGGCTCGGGCGCCAGCAGGAAGGCACCAGCGGCCAGGCCGCCTTGCTCGACGAGCGCGACCGGCTGCTCGAACAGATGAGCGCGATCACCGACGTCTCGGTGACGACCGACACTTCCGGCCGCGCGATCGTCCGCGTCGGCGGAGTGGCGGGTCCGGTGCTGGTCCAGGGCGAGAATACCGGCGCGATCACCTATCAGCGCAGCGACGAAGGCCTCGTCGCCTATACGCTCCATTTCCAGGGCGAGGGCAGCCCGGTGTTCCCGAACGGCGGCGTGCTGGCCGGCTTCGCCGAGGGTGCCGAGCGGATCGCCGGCGCGCTCGACGAAGTGAATAAACTCGCGACCGCCTTCGCCGAGGGCATCAACACCGTCCAGGCGGCGGGCGAGGATCTCGACGGCACTGCCGGCGCGCCGATGTTCGCGGCCGGCGACCCCGCCTACAAACTCACGCTCATGCTCGACGACCCGCGCGGCATCGCCGCCGCGGCGCCCGGCAAGGGCATCCGCGACAACGGCAATCTCGCCGGCCTGGAGGCACTGCGCGGCAGCGGCCGCTTCGAGGACACGATCGCCAGCGTCACCTCGGCCAACGCCGCCGCGCTCTCCGCGCGCCGGTCGGTGGCCGAGGCGCAGACTGCGATGCGAGATTCGGCGGTTTCGGAGCGCGCCGCGGCGACAGGCGTCAATGTCGATGAGGAGGCGGTCGACCTGATCCGCTTCCAGCAAGCCTATCAGGCGTCGAGCCGCGTGATCCAGATCGCGCGCGACACGCTCAATTCCATCCTCGAGATCCGGTGA
- the flgL gene encoding flagellar hook-associated protein FlgL produces the protein MRVATSQLYNRPASLMTRLTAEADRTQIQIATGKKLLAPSDDAGAYLRLQGISRQSADDGAYAANIGMAQGLLAQTDTTLESVEAQITRALELATQAANGTLSDTNRAAIGKELESIRDTLFGLANTRDVRGQPLFGGATGDVAYVRNADGSITFAGTGEPSAIPIGESVSIQGTVTGTRAFAAGSSDVFAVLADFATALGAGGDVKAAANTALGGIKGSLESVTLARASAGARSARLELDTDRLTAAGEAREDVRSALEDTDVTVAVTELQKTLTILQATQASFTKLSSLSLFDYL, from the coding sequence ATGCGCGTCGCGACTTCGCAGCTCTATAATCGCCCCGCGTCGCTGATGACGCGGCTCACCGCCGAGGCGGACCGAACCCAGATCCAGATCGCGACCGGCAAGAAATTGCTCGCGCCTTCGGACGATGCCGGCGCCTATCTGCGGCTGCAGGGGATCAGCCGGCAGAGCGCCGACGACGGCGCCTATGCCGCCAATATCGGCATGGCACAGGGGCTGCTCGCACAGACCGACACCACGCTCGAAAGCGTCGAGGCGCAAATCACCCGCGCGCTCGAGCTGGCCACCCAAGCGGCAAACGGCACGCTCTCGGACACCAATCGCGCGGCGATCGGCAAGGAACTCGAATCGATCCGCGACACGCTCTTCGGGCTGGCCAATACCAGGGACGTACGCGGCCAACCCTTGTTCGGCGGCGCGACAGGTGATGTCGCTTATGTCCGCAATGCCGACGGATCGATCACGTTCGCCGGCACCGGCGAGCCTTCGGCGATACCGATTGGCGAGAGCGTCAGCATCCAGGGAACCGTGACAGGAACCCGCGCCTTTGCGGCCGGAAGTAGCGACGTGTTTGCCGTCCTCGCCGATTTCGCGACAGCGCTGGGCGCTGGCGGCGACGTCAAGGCGGCAGCTAACACCGCGCTCGGCGGGATAAAGGGATCACTGGAGAGCGTGACGCTGGCGCGGGCCTCGGCCGGCGCGCGCTCGGCGCGGCTCGAGCTCGACACCGACCGGCTGACCGCCGCCGGCGAAGCGCGCGAGGACGTGCGCTCGGCGCTCGAGGACACCGACGTGACGGTCGCTGTCACCGAGCTCCAGAAGACGCTGACGATCCTCCAGGCGACCCAGGCGAGCTTCACCAAGCTCTCCAGCCTGTCGCTGTTCGACTATCTCTGA
- the motA gene encoding flagellar motor stator protein MotA, with the protein MFVLIGFVVLIAMVFGGFVITGGALGPVLHALPHEMLIIGGAALGALIIGNSMKELKALGSGFMKVVKGPKYKKQDYLDTIFLVSKLMKMLRTEGPIALEPHVEDPASSAIFVEYPRLLADHTLINLITDTLRLVVVSSGTLDVHAVEEVMDNAIKTHHHEVQSPQTTLQGLADALPALGIVAAVLGVVKTMGSIDKPPSILGGMIGSALVGTFLGVLLAYGIVGPLATRLQQVIDADAAIYHTVKQIIIASLHGHPQPLVIEAARSGIAHANQPNFGEVFDGLRGR; encoded by the coding sequence ATGTTTGTGCTGATCGGCTTTGTCGTCTTGATTGCGATGGTGTTCGGCGGGTTCGTCATCACCGGCGGCGCGCTAGGGCCCGTGCTCCACGCCCTCCCCCATGAGATGCTGATCATAGGCGGCGCCGCGCTCGGCGCGCTGATCATCGGCAATTCGATGAAGGAATTAAAGGCGCTGGGCAGCGGTTTCATGAAAGTCGTCAAGGGTCCCAAATACAAGAAGCAGGACTATCTCGACACGATCTTCCTCGTCTCGAAGCTGATGAAGATGCTGCGAACCGAAGGGCCGATCGCGCTCGAGCCGCATGTCGAGGATCCTGCATCGTCGGCGATATTCGTCGAATATCCGCGGCTGCTCGCGGATCACACGCTGATCAACCTGATCACCGATACGCTGCGGCTGGTCGTGGTGTCCTCGGGCACGCTCGACGTCCACGCGGTCGAAGAGGTGATGGATAACGCCATCAAGACCCACCACCACGAAGTGCAGAGCCCGCAGACCACCTTGCAGGGGCTGGCCGACGCGCTGCCGGCGCTGGGCATCGTCGCGGCGGTGCTCGGCGTGGTCAAGACGATGGGCTCGATCGACAAGCCGCCGAGCATCCTCGGCGGGATGATCGGCTCAGCGCTGGTCGGCACCTTTCTCGGCGTTCTGCTCGCCTACGGCATCGTCGGCCCGCTCGCGACCAGGCTCCAGCAAGTGATCGACGCCGACGCGGCGATCTATCACACCGTCAAGCAGATCATCATCGCCTCGCTCCACGGCCATCCGCAGCCCCTGGTGATCGAGGCGGCGCGTTCGGGCATCGCCCACGCCAACCAGCCCAATTTCGGCGAAGTATTCGACGGCCTGCGCGGACGCTGA
- a CDS encoding flagellar motor protein MotB, whose translation MAAARAPHGSNQPPKIIVKKIYVEGHGGHHGGAWKVAYADFVTAMMAFFLLLWLLGATTEKQRKALADYFAPTLVELRQNSAGSNGLFGGDAINAKDNYPGKASQTGTRSLTVPVGGVGGKDVGTGEKGTLKDQRALTEQDQKNFNDTARAIQNKMRARPQLAKLAKHIRFVATRDGMRIDLLDDANYSMFDLGTTALVTDASALIGTIAESIAGMENPIMIRGHTDSLGYGDPRNMNNWMLSSGRAEATRRRLSGGGVPELRFERIEGVADREPLIVETPTDPRNRRVSITLLYRRIMDQGKGERFGRSIRQPTLAAR comes from the coding sequence ATGGCTGCAGCGCGCGCGCCCCACGGATCGAACCAGCCGCCGAAGATCATCGTCAAGAAGATCTACGTCGAAGGCCATGGCGGCCATCACGGCGGCGCGTGGAAGGTCGCTTATGCCGATTTCGTGACCGCGATGATGGCGTTCTTCCTGTTGCTGTGGCTGCTCGGCGCGACTACCGAGAAGCAGCGCAAGGCGCTTGCCGATTATTTCGCGCCGACGCTCGTCGAGCTCAGGCAGAACAGCGCCGGCTCGAACGGGCTGTTCGGCGGCGACGCGATCAACGCCAAGGACAATTATCCCGGCAAGGCCTCGCAGACCGGCACCAGGTCGCTGACCGTGCCCGTAGGCGGGGTCGGCGGCAAGGATGTCGGCACCGGCGAGAAGGGCACGCTCAAGGACCAGCGCGCGCTGACCGAGCAGGACCAGAAGAACTTCAACGACACCGCCAGAGCGATCCAGAACAAGATGCGCGCGCGGCCGCAACTGGCCAAGCTCGCCAAGCATATCCGCTTCGTCGCGACGCGTGACGGGATGCGGATCGACTTGCTCGACGACGCCAATTATTCGATGTTCGATCTCGGCACGACGGCGTTGGTGACCGATGCCAGCGCACTGATCGGCACGATCGCCGAGAGCATCGCGGGTATGGAGAACCCGATCATGATCCGCGGCCATACCGACAGCCTCGGCTATGGCGACCCGCGCAACATGAACAACTGGATGCTCTCCAGCGGCCGCGCCGAGGCGACCCGCCGCCGGCTGTCGGGCGGCGGCGTGCCCGAGCTGCGCTTCGAACGGATCGAAGGCGTTGCCGATCGCGAGCCGCTGATCGTCGAAACCCCCACCGACCCGCGCAACCGCCGCGTCTCGATCACCCTGCTCTACCGGCGGATCATGGATCAGGGCAAAGGCGAGCGCTTCGGTCGCTCGATCCGCCAGCCAACACTCGCCGCACGCTGA
- a CDS encoding TonB-dependent receptor produces the protein MVKWGCAIGALMVGALPMAAQAQDQAVPAPQPVPTSAQAAPAAAQSASQEDPEEAPAEDIVVTGTLRGAVPGDVKPEVQLGPAEIRAYGASNVTELMNALSAQLGSGSGRGDEQPVILLSGRRSSLAEIRNLPTEAIERMDILPEEAALQFGYGANQKVVNFVLRRRFQALTTVFEGAMPTAGGNSGEGFNANLQKIGRNERLELDVKYGQNSGLLESERGVSRATASLFDIRGNVTGFDGGEIDPALSAIAGRPITEAGVPAGADGSAPTLAGFAGTAGTRNVSDLSPYRTLSGGGAARQFGENTAPLSGTPQKNFAITGTYTPAISDKVSAVATVGFTSNHSDSLLGLPSATLLLPAGNPFSPFANDVQLYRYYDNLAPLTRSSDNRAITGNLSVNGTSSPWLASWNWSLQADYQYRETKSVTATGIESAAAQALLDADDPGFNPFGPIASSLAILRPDQISKSNRNRANVDFSTYGALFKLPAGDVRASVRVLGRTEDQHSVSSIANRFQSSDIGRDTGSIRGNVTFPLTSRRTGVLDAIGDLSITGNLEVEQLSDFGRLTSTTYGLSWSPVPQVRANISVANDRNAPDPSELGDPVLVTPNRRVFDFVRNESVDITSIAGGNPLLQAESRHVFNARVNIRPLTETNLNINASYSDSRSRNPTLGFPGATAEIEAAFPDRFTRDADGRLLSVDYRAINVERRDNAQLRWGIDLTIPISSPQAKRLQERRTAFQAAMAESRRTGQPLPPEFTAQQEQFRRLGQQQSLFGSNQRRPGQTQGEGQGQGQGQQGQDRSRDREGQGPGAGGFRGGPGGGGGRGFGGGGRGGFGGGGNIVRFTLNHTWILKDEILIRQGLPVIDRLDGSSAQAVAAHQIDALAAVKRDAWLLQATANWQSGSQRMTGAIGSQTQLDFGSLARIGLLAEFNPGQDVDFLLKHPWFRGSRIQLRLENLFDAKQRVTDQNGEVPSAYAPNLIDPLGRVVRLTFRKQFF, from the coding sequence ATGGTGAAGTGGGGATGCGCGATCGGTGCGCTGATGGTCGGTGCGCTGCCGATGGCAGCACAAGCGCAGGACCAGGCGGTGCCGGCGCCGCAACCCGTGCCGACCTCGGCGCAAGCTGCCCCTGCGGCCGCCCAGTCGGCGTCGCAGGAAGATCCCGAAGAGGCGCCCGCCGAGGACATCGTCGTCACGGGCACCCTGCGCGGCGCGGTGCCGGGCGACGTCAAGCCGGAGGTCCAGCTCGGGCCGGCGGAGATTCGGGCATATGGTGCTTCAAACGTCACTGAATTGATGAACGCGCTGTCGGCGCAGCTCGGCAGCGGCTCGGGGCGGGGCGACGAACAGCCGGTGATCCTGCTCAGCGGCCGGCGCTCTAGTCTCGCCGAAATCCGCAACCTGCCGACCGAGGCGATCGAGCGGATGGACATCCTGCCGGAGGAAGCCGCGCTTCAATTCGGTTATGGTGCCAATCAGAAGGTCGTCAATTTCGTGCTGCGGCGCCGATTCCAGGCGCTCACGACGGTATTCGAAGGGGCAATGCCCACCGCTGGCGGCAATTCCGGCGAGGGGTTCAACGCCAACCTCCAGAAGATCGGTCGCAACGAGCGGCTTGAGCTCGACGTCAAATATGGTCAGAATTCGGGTCTGCTCGAGAGCGAACGCGGGGTTTCGCGCGCTACCGCGTCGTTGTTCGACATCCGCGGCAACGTCACCGGTTTCGACGGGGGCGAAATCGATCCTGCGCTGAGCGCGATTGCCGGGCGTCCGATCACCGAGGCGGGCGTGCCGGCGGGCGCGGACGGCTCTGCCCCGACGCTTGCCGGATTCGCCGGAACCGCCGGCACGCGCAACGTCAGCGATCTCTCCCCCTATCGCACGCTTTCCGGCGGGGGGGCCGCGCGGCAGTTCGGCGAGAACACCGCGCCGCTCAGCGGCACGCCACAAAAGAATTTCGCAATCACCGGCACCTACACGCCGGCGATCTCGGACAAGGTCAGCGCTGTCGCGACCGTGGGCTTCACCTCGAACCATAGCGATTCGCTGCTCGGCCTGCCCAGCGCGACGCTGCTTCTGCCGGCGGGCAATCCCTTTTCGCCGTTCGCGAATGACGTGCAGCTATATCGCTATTACGATAATCTGGCGCCACTAACGCGCTCGAGCGACAATCGGGCGATTACCGGCAATCTGAGCGTCAACGGCACCAGCTCGCCATGGCTCGCCAGCTGGAATTGGTCGCTTCAGGCGGACTACCAATACCGTGAGACCAAGTCGGTCACCGCCACGGGGATCGAGTCCGCCGCGGCTCAGGCGTTGCTCGATGCGGACGATCCCGGCTTCAATCCGTTCGGGCCGATCGCTTCGTCACTGGCGATCCTGCGGCCCGACCAGATCTCGAAATCGAACCGGAACCGCGCCAATGTCGATTTCTCGACATATGGTGCGCTGTTCAAGCTACCTGCCGGCGACGTGCGCGCCAGCGTGCGCGTGCTAGGCCGGACAGAAGACCAGCACAGCGTATCCTCCATCGCGAACCGCTTCCAGTCGAGCGACATCGGGCGTGACACGGGCAGTATTCGTGGCAACGTTACGTTTCCGCTCACCAGCCGTCGGACCGGCGTGCTCGATGCGATCGGCGACTTGTCGATCACCGGCAATCTGGAGGTCGAGCAGTTGTCCGACTTCGGCCGGTTGACCAGCACCACATATGGTCTGAGCTGGTCGCCGGTCCCACAGGTGCGCGCGAATATCAGCGTAGCGAACGACCGTAACGCACCCGACCCGAGCGAGCTTGGCGATCCGGTATTGGTGACGCCGAACCGGCGCGTGTTCGATTTCGTCCGAAACGAGAGCGTTGACATCACGTCGATCGCCGGGGGTAATCCGCTGCTGCAGGCTGAAAGCCGCCACGTATTCAATGCTCGGGTGAACATCCGCCCGCTGACCGAGACCAATCTCAACATCAACGCCAGCTACAGCGATTCGCGCTCCCGCAATCCGACTCTCGGCTTTCCGGGCGCCACCGCGGAGATCGAGGCGGCCTTCCCGGACCGGTTTACCCGCGACGCCGACGGGAGGCTCCTCAGCGTCGACTATCGGGCGATCAATGTGGAGCGGCGCGATAACGCCCAGCTGCGTTGGGGGATCGATCTCACCATCCCGATCTCCTCGCCCCAGGCCAAGCGGCTGCAAGAGCGCCGCACCGCCTTCCAGGCGGCGATGGCCGAATCGCGGCGCACCGGCCAGCCGCTGCCGCCGGAGTTCACTGCACAGCAGGAGCAATTCCGCCGCCTGGGCCAGCAGCAGAGCCTGTTCGGCAGCAACCAGCGCCGTCCCGGGCAGACGCAAGGTGAGGGCCAAGGCCAAGGCCAAGGGCAGCAGGGCCAGGATCGGAGCCGCGATCGAGAGGGGCAGGGGCCGGGCGCCGGCGGCTTCCGCGGCGGGCCCGGTGGTGGCGGTGGGCGAGGCTTCGGCGGTGGCGGCCGCGGGGGCTTTGGCGGCGGCGGCAACATCGTCCGCTTCACGCTCAACCACACCTGGATCCTCAAGGACGAGATCCTCATCCGGCAGGGATTGCCCGTGATCGATCGGCTCGACGGATCGAGCGCCCAAGCCGTGGCCGCGCACCAGATCGACGCACTGGCCGCGGTGAAGCGTGACGCCTGGCTGCTCCAGGCCACCGCCAATTGGCAAAGCGGATCGCAGCGGATGACCGGCGCGATCGGTAGCCAGACGCAGCTCGACTTCGGCAGTCTCGCAAGGATTGGCCTGCTCGCCGAGTTCAACCCCGGGCAGGATGTGGATTTCCTGCTAAAGCACCCTTGGTTCCGCGGATCGCGCATCCAACTCCGCCTCGAAAATCTGTTCGACGCGAAGCAGCGGGTGACCGATCAGAATGGCGAGGTGCCGTCGGCCTATGCCCCGAACCTGATCGATCCGCTGGGGCGCGTCGTCCGGCTGACCTTCCGCAAGCAGTTCTTCTAA
- a CDS encoding MATE family efflux transporter: MLLSPNLSAEMRRILALAWPVVLTSLNWTILHVTDVAVVGLVSTSEAAALGASRSLTFPGIVVGLGWLTGILVYVSRADGAGELRETGRVLHQGLLLALVLGLVSGGALFLWPEPMLIGLGVAPDIAPAAAHVVQLMALAYPFQLIMIAVSFFLEGVSRPRRVTVVNLAILPLNALLAWVFATGQFGMAGMGAPGAALATAIASALGAVGMVGAAWTLPRAASRGVHDLSALGSRESWSGAWRLARFGLVPAIASGLELIGFAILIALSTRLGTTTAHAFQIVFSIHNVTFAVALGLGSAAGVRVGNAMGEGVPEQAARRTAIAAMLAALATGLLSLLLIALALPVVAIFPATGPVHHLAAAMLVLWAPFILFDGVQVVFVYALRSLGDQVIAGVNGIIAFFVITGGLGVLLVHGGYGPNGLVLASGLGMMTAALLHGLRLGWVSRRSR, translated from the coding sequence ATGTTGCTCTCCCCCAACCTCTCCGCCGAGATGCGCCGTATCCTTGCCCTTGCCTGGCCAGTGGTGCTGACCAGCCTCAACTGGACGATCCTGCATGTGACCGACGTCGCGGTGGTCGGGCTGGTGAGCACGAGCGAGGCGGCGGCGCTGGGAGCAAGCCGATCGCTCACTTTCCCGGGCATCGTGGTCGGGCTGGGCTGGCTCACCGGGATCCTCGTCTATGTCTCGCGCGCCGACGGCGCCGGCGAGCTGCGCGAGACCGGTCGGGTGCTGCACCAGGGCTTGCTGCTCGCGTTGGTGCTGGGGCTGGTCAGCGGCGGCGCGCTGTTCCTGTGGCCCGAGCCGATGCTGATCGGCCTCGGCGTCGCGCCCGACATCGCTCCCGCCGCGGCGCATGTCGTGCAGCTCATGGCGCTCGCTTATCCGTTCCAGTTGATCATGATCGCGGTGAGCTTCTTCCTCGAAGGCGTCAGCCGGCCACGCCGCGTCACCGTCGTCAATCTCGCGATCCTGCCGCTCAATGCGCTGCTCGCCTGGGTCTTCGCGACCGGACAGTTCGGCATGGCCGGGATGGGAGCGCCCGGCGCCGCATTGGCGACTGCGATCGCCTCGGCATTGGGGGCGGTCGGCATGGTGGGCGCAGCCTGGACCCTGCCGCGCGCCGCCTCGCGCGGTGTCCACGACCTTTCCGCGCTCGGCAGCCGGGAATCGTGGAGCGGGGCATGGCGGCTCGCGCGGTTCGGGCTCGTGCCGGCCATCGCCTCGGGGCTCGAGCTCATCGGCTTCGCGATCCTGATCGCGCTATCGACCCGGCTCGGGACGACCACCGCGCATGCTTTCCAGATCGTCTTCTCGATCCACAACGTCACGTTCGCGGTGGCACTGGGGCTCGGCTCCGCCGCCGGCGTGCGGGTCGGCAATGCGATGGGCGAAGGCGTGCCTGAACAAGCGGCGCGGCGAACCGCGATCGCGGCGATGCTGGCGGCTCTGGCCACCGGGCTGTTGTCGCTGCTGCTGATCGCGCTGGCGTTGCCCGTGGTCGCGATCTTCCCCGCGACCGGGCCAGTACATCATCTCGCTGCGGCGATGCTGGTTTTATGGGCGCCGTTCATCCTGTTCGACGGGGTGCAGGTGGTGTTCGTCTATGCCCTGCGCTCGCTCGGCGATCAGGTGATCGCGGGCGTCAACGGCATCATCGCCTTCTTCGTGATCACCGGCGGATTGGGCGTGCTGCTGGTGCATGGTGGCTATGGACCGAACGGGCTGGTGCTCGCCTCGGGATTGGGAATGATGACGGCCGCACTGCTGCACGGCCTGCGGCTCGGCTGGGTCAGCCGCCGATCTCGCTAG